Proteins encoded together in one Lathyrus oleraceus cultivar Zhongwan6 chromosome 5, CAAS_Psat_ZW6_1.0, whole genome shotgun sequence window:
- the LOC127085535 gene encoding molybdate transporter 1, translating into MASNSQPLPTTTTTTTPTTRLTTIQKIKSNLLFHSTLSEINGAIGDLGTYIPIVLSLTLSKNLNLGTTLLFTGFYNFLTGAMYGVPMPVQPMKSIAAVALSDPSFGIPEIMASGILTGAVLLVLGVTGLMKLAYKLIPLSVVRGIQLAQGLSFALTAVKYVKKVQDLPKSKSLNNRDWLGFDGLVLAIVCVVFIVVVNGAGEKDHELEIEEDLGDSIEGAAERKKSGRSLKKMIFSLPSAFIVFVLGVILGFIRRPNVIHEIKFGPSNLVLVKFSKHAWKQGFIKGTIPQLPLSILNSVIAVCKLSSDLFPTKDFSVTSLSVTVGLMNLLGGWFGAMPCCHGAGGLAGQYKFGGRSGGCVAILGAAKLVLGFVLGSSLAHFFKQFPVGILGVLLLFAGIELAMACRDMNKKEDCFVMLICTAVSLVGSSAALGFLWGMVVFGVLKVRNLTSIKSLSSVWKHEEQEIV; encoded by the coding sequence ATGGCATCAAACTCCCAACCTCTCCCCACCACCACCACTACCACCACTCCCACCACTAGACTCACCACCATACAAAAAATAAAAAGCAACTTACTTTTCCATTCAACATTATCCGAAATCAATGGAGCCATAGGTGACCTTGGCACTTACATACCAATAGTACTCTCACTTACTCTTTCCAAAAACCTCAACCTTGGAACAACTTTGCTTTTCACTGGCTTCTATAACTTCCTCACAGGTGCCATGTATGGTGTTCCTATGCCAGTTCAGCCCATGAAATCAATAGCTGCCGTCGCACTCTCGGACCCCTCGTTCGGTATCCCGGAGATCATGGCTTCCGGTATCTTAACCGGAGCGGTTTTATTGGTTTTGGGTGTTACCGGGTTGATGAAACTGGCTTACAAACTCATTCCCTTAAGTGTTGTTAGAGGAATTCAGCTTGCACAGGGTTTGTCCTTTGCTTTAACTGCTGTTAAGTATGTTAAAAAAGTTCAGGATTTACCAAAGTCTAAATCTTTGAATAACAGGGATTGGCTCGGGTTTGATGGGTTGGTTTTAGCTATTGTTTGTGTTGTCTTTATTGTTGTTGTCAATGGTGCTGGTGAAAAGGATCATGAACTTGAGATTGAGGAAGATTTGGGAGATTCAATTGAAGGTGCTGCTGAGAGAAAAAAAAGTGGTAGATCATTGAAAAAGATGATTTTTTCACTACCTTCAGCTTTTATAGTGTTTGTTTTGGGTGTGATTTTGGGTTTCATAAGAAGGCCTAATGTGATACATGAAATTAAATTTGGACCTTCAAATTTGGTGTTAGTGAAATTTTCTAAACATGCATGGAAACAAGGTTTTATAAAGGGTACAATTCCTCAACTTCCACTATCAATTTTGAACTCTGTGATAGCAGTTTGTAAGCTATCTTCTGATTTATTTCCCACCAAGGACTTTTCAGTAACTTCACTATCAGTGACAGTTGGGTTAATGAATCTTTTGGGTGGTTGGTTTGGTGCTATGCCGTGTTGTCATGGTGCTGGTGGATTAGCAGGACAGTATAAATTTGGTGGGAGGAGTGGAGGGTGTGTGGCAATTCTTGGTGCAGCAAAGTTAGTTTTGGGTTTTGTGTTGGGAAGTTCGTTGGCGCATTTCTTCAAACAGTTTCCGGTTGGGATTTTAGGGGTGTTGTTGCTGTTTGCTGGGATTGAATTGGCTATGGCTTGTAGGGATATGAATAAGAAAGAGGATTGTTTTGTTATGCTTATTTGTACAGCTGTTTCACTTGTGGGGTCAAGTGCTGCTCTTGGTTTTTTGTGGGGGATGGTTGTTTTTGGAGTTCTTAAAGTGAGGAATTTGACAAGTATTAAGTCACTTTCTAGTGTTTGGAAGCATGAAGAACAAGAGATAGTTTGA